One genomic segment of Syngnathus typhle isolate RoL2023-S1 ecotype Sweden linkage group LG8, RoL_Styp_1.0, whole genome shotgun sequence includes these proteins:
- the blnk gene encoding B-cell linker protein isoform X6: MNMSDGIKSKSSLLQQPRTKISQEGSSTNNLDRQHKMVPAHAPADITKRRLQKIAQDIQKNDACYLNKFRRLKNKAVPEVPVRDYVDENIVGPEDLSGSEYDNTMYDDLQEPDTNYEPPPSQKVFTRTSSSSFLQEDYLNSCHNRPKLEGKKAFKQGKGSQQAMQMDDNDEDYISPDGSDEEDNYVEPADDPAADFYEVPDQEDNMVGYVSANRVEMRRFPCAAQQADGDSSYELWDHEYNQSAETPRAFLRGSPNSPLRLAQDGKQRDFEQRTLPTGHRGRKAQLPKSLTLDTKRPKTPLPNLTFLKATDNDSLDQDKDAEVKGKPWFDGDCDRKTAEKLLFRANQDGAFMVRKSSRQDANQPYTLVVYYKGRVYNIPIRFTHTRQQYALGTEKQGEEYFRSVSHIIENHQKIPLVLIDSKSNSKDTAKLRFPVTQASTRGHQWPASLVCNAHEMKRADSEDFPRVY; this comes from the exons ATG AACATGTCAGATGGCATCAAGAGCAAGTCCAGCTTGCTCCAGCAACC TCGGACAAAAATAAGCCAAGAAGGAAGTAGCACTAACAACCTAGACCGCCAACACAAGATGGTCCCAGCGCATGCACCTGCTGATATCACCAAGAG GCGGCTTCAAAAGATTGCTCAGGACATCCAGAAGAATGATGCTTGCTACCTGAATAAATTTAGAAG ATTGAAAAACAAAGCGGTTCCAGAGGTACCTGTGAGAGACTACGTAG ATGAAAACATAGTGGGTCCAGAAGACCTTTCTGGATCAGAATAT GATAATACCATGTATGACGATCTACAAGAACCCGATACCAACTATGAGCCGCCTCCCAGCCAAAAAGTCTTTACCAGAACATCTTCTTCATCCTTCCTACAAGAGGACTATCTTA ACAGCTGCCATAATAGGCCAAAGTTGGAAGGCAAAAAGGCCTTCAAACAGGGCAAAGGATCCCAACAAGCCATGCAGATGGACGATAATGAT GAAGACTACATCAGTCCAGATGGCAGTGACGAGGAGGACAATTATGTGGAACCCGCAGACGACCCCGCTGCTG ATTTTTATGAAGTTCCAGACCAAGAG GATAATATGGTGGGCTATGTTTCAGCAAACAG AGTCGAAATGAGGAGATTCCCTTGTGCG GCGCAGCAGGCCGACGGTGACTCGTCCTATGAATTGTGGGATCACGAATACA ATCAATCTGCAGAGACACCCAGAGCTTTCCTAAGAGG GTCACCAAACTCTCCCTTAAGGCTG GCACAAGATGGAAAGCAAAGAGACTTTGAGC AGCGAACACTACCGACGGGTCACCGTGGTCGTAAAGCGCAGCTTCCAAAATCCCTTACACTGGACACCAAACGACCCAA GACACCTCTTCCAAACCTGACTTTCCTCA AAGCGACTGACAACGATTCACTTGACCAAGACAAG GATGCCGAGGTCAAGGGGAAGCCCTGGTTTGATGGAGACTGTGACCGCAAGACGGCAGAAAAGCTGTTGTTTCGTGCAAACCAA GACGGGGCCTTCATGGTGAGGAAAAGTTCCAGACAGGACGCCAACCAGCCCTACACATTGGTGGTGTATTATAAAGGCAGAGTGTACAACATCCCCATCCGCTTCACACACACAAGGCAGCAATACGCCCTGGGGACGGAGAAGCAAGGAGAAGAG TATTTCCGCAGCGTCTCTCACATCATCGAGAACCACCAGAAGATCCCGCTGGTGTTGATAGACAGCAAGAGCAACAGCAAGGATACGGCCAAGCTGCGTTTCCCTGTGACACAAGCAAGCACACGTGGCCATCAGTGGCCTGCTTCCCTTGTCTGTAATGCGCACGAAATGAAACGAGCAGACTCGGAGGACTTTCCACGTGTTTATTGA
- the blnk gene encoding B-cell linker protein isoform X4, producing the protein MQDCAASVNKLRISGQRLMNMSDGIKSKSSLLQQPRTKISQEGSSTNNLDRQHKMVPAHAPADITKRRLQKIAQDIQKNDACYLNKFRRLKNKAVPEVPVRDYVDENIVGPEDLSGSEYDNTMYDDLQEPDTNYEPPPSQKVFTRTSSSSFLQEDYLNSCHNRPKLEGKKAFKQGKGSQQAMQMDDNDEDYISPDGSDEEDNYVEPADDPAADFYEVPDQEDNMVGYVSANRVEMRRFPCAAQQADGDSSYELWDHEYNQSAETPRAFLRGSPNSPLRLAQDGKQRDFEQRTLPTGHRGRKAQLPKSLTLDTKRPKTPLPNLTFLKATDNDSLDQDKDAEVKGKPWFDGDCDRKTAEKLLFRANQDGAFMVRKSSRQDANQPYTLVVYYKGRVYNIPIRFTHTRQQYALGTEKQGEEYFRSVSHIIENHQKIPLVLIDSKSNSKDTAKLRFPVTQASTRGHQWPASLVCNAHEMKRADSEDFPRVY; encoded by the exons ATGCAAGACTGTGCTGCAAGTGTCAACAAACTGAGAATAAGTGGACAGAGACTCATG AACATGTCAGATGGCATCAAGAGCAAGTCCAGCTTGCTCCAGCAACC TCGGACAAAAATAAGCCAAGAAGGAAGTAGCACTAACAACCTAGACCGCCAACACAAGATGGTCCCAGCGCATGCACCTGCTGATATCACCAAGAG GCGGCTTCAAAAGATTGCTCAGGACATCCAGAAGAATGATGCTTGCTACCTGAATAAATTTAGAAG ATTGAAAAACAAAGCGGTTCCAGAGGTACCTGTGAGAGACTACGTAG ATGAAAACATAGTGGGTCCAGAAGACCTTTCTGGATCAGAATAT GATAATACCATGTATGACGATCTACAAGAACCCGATACCAACTATGAGCCGCCTCCCAGCCAAAAAGTCTTTACCAGAACATCTTCTTCATCCTTCCTACAAGAGGACTATCTTA ACAGCTGCCATAATAGGCCAAAGTTGGAAGGCAAAAAGGCCTTCAAACAGGGCAAAGGATCCCAACAAGCCATGCAGATGGACGATAATGAT GAAGACTACATCAGTCCAGATGGCAGTGACGAGGAGGACAATTATGTGGAACCCGCAGACGACCCCGCTGCTG ATTTTTATGAAGTTCCAGACCAAGAG GATAATATGGTGGGCTATGTTTCAGCAAACAG AGTCGAAATGAGGAGATTCCCTTGTGCG GCGCAGCAGGCCGACGGTGACTCGTCCTATGAATTGTGGGATCACGAATACA ATCAATCTGCAGAGACACCCAGAGCTTTCCTAAGAGG GTCACCAAACTCTCCCTTAAGGCTG GCACAAGATGGAAAGCAAAGAGACTTTGAGC AGCGAACACTACCGACGGGTCACCGTGGTCGTAAAGCGCAGCTTCCAAAATCCCTTACACTGGACACCAAACGACCCAA GACACCTCTTCCAAACCTGACTTTCCTCA AAGCGACTGACAACGATTCACTTGACCAAGACAAG GATGCCGAGGTCAAGGGGAAGCCCTGGTTTGATGGAGACTGTGACCGCAAGACGGCAGAAAAGCTGTTGTTTCGTGCAAACCAA GACGGGGCCTTCATGGTGAGGAAAAGTTCCAGACAGGACGCCAACCAGCCCTACACATTGGTGGTGTATTATAAAGGCAGAGTGTACAACATCCCCATCCGCTTCACACACACAAGGCAGCAATACGCCCTGGGGACGGAGAAGCAAGGAGAAGAG TATTTCCGCAGCGTCTCTCACATCATCGAGAACCACCAGAAGATCCCGCTGGTGTTGATAGACAGCAAGAGCAACAGCAAGGATACGGCCAAGCTGCGTTTCCCTGTGACACAAGCAAGCACACGTGGCCATCAGTGGCCTGCTTCCCTTGTCTGTAATGCGCACGAAATGAAACGAGCAGACTCGGAGGACTTTCCACGTGTTTATTGA
- the blnk gene encoding B-cell linker protein isoform X7, which produces MDILSKLADSATAKIRRLQKIAQDIQKNDACYLNKFRRLKNKAVPEVPVRDYVDENIVGPEDLSGSEYDNTMYDDLQEPDTNYEPPPSQKVFTRTSSSSFLQEDYLNSCHNRPKLEGKKAFKQGKGSQQAMQMDDNDEDYISPDGSDEEDNYVEPADDPAADFYEVPDQEDNMVGYVSANRVEMRRFPCAAQQADGDSSYELWDHEYNQSAETPRAFLRGSPNSPLRLAQDGKQRDFEQRTLPTGHRGRKAQLPKSLTLDTKRPKTPLPNLTFLKATDNDSLDQDKDAEVKGKPWFDGDCDRKTAEKLLFRANQDGAFMVRKSSRQDANQPYTLVVYYKGRVYNIPIRFTHTRQQYALGTEKQGEEYFRSVSHIIENHQKIPLVLIDSKSNSKDTAKLRFPVTQASTRGHQWPASLVCNAHEMKRADSEDFPRVY; this is translated from the exons ATGGATATTTTGAGCAAACTCGCAGATTCTGCCACAGCCAAAATTCG GCGGCTTCAAAAGATTGCTCAGGACATCCAGAAGAATGATGCTTGCTACCTGAATAAATTTAGAAG ATTGAAAAACAAAGCGGTTCCAGAGGTACCTGTGAGAGACTACGTAG ATGAAAACATAGTGGGTCCAGAAGACCTTTCTGGATCAGAATAT GATAATACCATGTATGACGATCTACAAGAACCCGATACCAACTATGAGCCGCCTCCCAGCCAAAAAGTCTTTACCAGAACATCTTCTTCATCCTTCCTACAAGAGGACTATCTTA ACAGCTGCCATAATAGGCCAAAGTTGGAAGGCAAAAAGGCCTTCAAACAGGGCAAAGGATCCCAACAAGCCATGCAGATGGACGATAATGAT GAAGACTACATCAGTCCAGATGGCAGTGACGAGGAGGACAATTATGTGGAACCCGCAGACGACCCCGCTGCTG ATTTTTATGAAGTTCCAGACCAAGAG GATAATATGGTGGGCTATGTTTCAGCAAACAG AGTCGAAATGAGGAGATTCCCTTGTGCG GCGCAGCAGGCCGACGGTGACTCGTCCTATGAATTGTGGGATCACGAATACA ATCAATCTGCAGAGACACCCAGAGCTTTCCTAAGAGG GTCACCAAACTCTCCCTTAAGGCTG GCACAAGATGGAAAGCAAAGAGACTTTGAGC AGCGAACACTACCGACGGGTCACCGTGGTCGTAAAGCGCAGCTTCCAAAATCCCTTACACTGGACACCAAACGACCCAA GACACCTCTTCCAAACCTGACTTTCCTCA AAGCGACTGACAACGATTCACTTGACCAAGACAAG GATGCCGAGGTCAAGGGGAAGCCCTGGTTTGATGGAGACTGTGACCGCAAGACGGCAGAAAAGCTGTTGTTTCGTGCAAACCAA GACGGGGCCTTCATGGTGAGGAAAAGTTCCAGACAGGACGCCAACCAGCCCTACACATTGGTGGTGTATTATAAAGGCAGAGTGTACAACATCCCCATCCGCTTCACACACACAAGGCAGCAATACGCCCTGGGGACGGAGAAGCAAGGAGAAGAG TATTTCCGCAGCGTCTCTCACATCATCGAGAACCACCAGAAGATCCCGCTGGTGTTGATAGACAGCAAGAGCAACAGCAAGGATACGGCCAAGCTGCGTTTCCCTGTGACACAAGCAAGCACACGTGGCCATCAGTGGCCTGCTTCCCTTGTCTGTAATGCGCACGAAATGAAACGAGCAGACTCGGAGGACTTTCCACGTGTTTATTGA
- the blnk gene encoding B-cell linker protein isoform X5 — MEQYARLCCKCQQTENKWTETHVELLSFELSKKPSWSKLRLVARLHSFHDSYRKMNMSDGIKSKSSLLQQPRTKISQEGSSTNNLDRQHKMVPAHAPADITKRRLQKIAQDIQKNDACYLNKFRRLKNKAVPEVPVRDYVDSCHNRPKLEGKKAFKQGKGSQQAMQMDDNDEDYISPDGSDEEDNYVEPADDPAADFYEVPDQEDNMVGYVSANRVEMRRFPCAAQQADGDSSYELWDHEYNQSAETPRAFLRGSPNSPLRLAQDGKQRDFEQRTLPTGHRGRKAQLPKSLTLDTKRPKTPLPNLTFLKATDNDSLDQDKDAEVKGKPWFDGDCDRKTAEKLLFRANQDGAFMVRKSSRQDANQPYTLVVYYKGRVYNIPIRFTHTRQQYALGTEKQGEEYFRSVSHIIENHQKIPLVLIDSKSNSKDTAKLRFPVTQASTRGHQWPASLVCNAHEMKRADSEDFPRVY; from the exons ATGG AACAATATGCAAGACTGTGCTGCAAGTGTCAACAAACTGAGAATAAGTGGACAGAGACTCATG TCGAGCTTCTGTCTTTTGAGTTGTCCAAGAAACCAAGCTGGTCCAAGCTGCGTTTGGTCGCCCGGCTCCATTCCTTCCATGACAGCTATAGAAAAATG AACATGTCAGATGGCATCAAGAGCAAGTCCAGCTTGCTCCAGCAACC TCGGACAAAAATAAGCCAAGAAGGAAGTAGCACTAACAACCTAGACCGCCAACACAAGATGGTCCCAGCGCATGCACCTGCTGATATCACCAAGAG GCGGCTTCAAAAGATTGCTCAGGACATCCAGAAGAATGATGCTTGCTACCTGAATAAATTTAGAAG ATTGAAAAACAAAGCGGTTCCAGAGGTACCTGTGAGAGACTACGTAG ACAGCTGCCATAATAGGCCAAAGTTGGAAGGCAAAAAGGCCTTCAAACAGGGCAAAGGATCCCAACAAGCCATGCAGATGGACGATAATGAT GAAGACTACATCAGTCCAGATGGCAGTGACGAGGAGGACAATTATGTGGAACCCGCAGACGACCCCGCTGCTG ATTTTTATGAAGTTCCAGACCAAGAG GATAATATGGTGGGCTATGTTTCAGCAAACAG AGTCGAAATGAGGAGATTCCCTTGTGCG GCGCAGCAGGCCGACGGTGACTCGTCCTATGAATTGTGGGATCACGAATACA ATCAATCTGCAGAGACACCCAGAGCTTTCCTAAGAGG GTCACCAAACTCTCCCTTAAGGCTG GCACAAGATGGAAAGCAAAGAGACTTTGAGC AGCGAACACTACCGACGGGTCACCGTGGTCGTAAAGCGCAGCTTCCAAAATCCCTTACACTGGACACCAAACGACCCAA GACACCTCTTCCAAACCTGACTTTCCTCA AAGCGACTGACAACGATTCACTTGACCAAGACAAG GATGCCGAGGTCAAGGGGAAGCCCTGGTTTGATGGAGACTGTGACCGCAAGACGGCAGAAAAGCTGTTGTTTCGTGCAAACCAA GACGGGGCCTTCATGGTGAGGAAAAGTTCCAGACAGGACGCCAACCAGCCCTACACATTGGTGGTGTATTATAAAGGCAGAGTGTACAACATCCCCATCCGCTTCACACACACAAGGCAGCAATACGCCCTGGGGACGGAGAAGCAAGGAGAAGAG TATTTCCGCAGCGTCTCTCACATCATCGAGAACCACCAGAAGATCCCGCTGGTGTTGATAGACAGCAAGAGCAACAGCAAGGATACGGCCAAGCTGCGTTTCCCTGTGACACAAGCAAGCACACGTGGCCATCAGTGGCCTGCTTCCCTTGTCTGTAATGCGCACGAAATGAAACGAGCAGACTCGGAGGACTTTCCACGTGTTTATTGA
- the blnk gene encoding B-cell linker protein isoform X3, translating to MGKNNMQDCAASVNKLRISGQRLMNMSDGIKSKSSLLQQPRTKISQEGSSTNNLDRQHKMVPAHAPADITKRRLQKIAQDIQKNDACYLNKFRRLKNKAVPEVPVRDYVDENIVGPEDLSGSEYDNTMYDDLQEPDTNYEPPPSQKVFTRTSSSSFLQEDYLNSCHNRPKLEGKKAFKQGKGSQQAMQMDDNDEDYISPDGSDEEDNYVEPADDPAADFYEVPDQEDNMVGYVSANRVEMRRFPCAAQQADGDSSYELWDHEYNQSAETPRAFLRGSPNSPLRLAQDGKQRDFEQRTLPTGHRGRKAQLPKSLTLDTKRPKTPLPNLTFLKATDNDSLDQDKDAEVKGKPWFDGDCDRKTAEKLLFRANQDGAFMVRKSSRQDANQPYTLVVYYKGRVYNIPIRFTHTRQQYALGTEKQGEEYFRSVSHIIENHQKIPLVLIDSKSNSKDTAKLRFPVTQASTRGHQWPASLVCNAHEMKRADSEDFPRVY from the exons ATGGGTAAG AACAATATGCAAGACTGTGCTGCAAGTGTCAACAAACTGAGAATAAGTGGACAGAGACTCATG AACATGTCAGATGGCATCAAGAGCAAGTCCAGCTTGCTCCAGCAACC TCGGACAAAAATAAGCCAAGAAGGAAGTAGCACTAACAACCTAGACCGCCAACACAAGATGGTCCCAGCGCATGCACCTGCTGATATCACCAAGAG GCGGCTTCAAAAGATTGCTCAGGACATCCAGAAGAATGATGCTTGCTACCTGAATAAATTTAGAAG ATTGAAAAACAAAGCGGTTCCAGAGGTACCTGTGAGAGACTACGTAG ATGAAAACATAGTGGGTCCAGAAGACCTTTCTGGATCAGAATAT GATAATACCATGTATGACGATCTACAAGAACCCGATACCAACTATGAGCCGCCTCCCAGCCAAAAAGTCTTTACCAGAACATCTTCTTCATCCTTCCTACAAGAGGACTATCTTA ACAGCTGCCATAATAGGCCAAAGTTGGAAGGCAAAAAGGCCTTCAAACAGGGCAAAGGATCCCAACAAGCCATGCAGATGGACGATAATGAT GAAGACTACATCAGTCCAGATGGCAGTGACGAGGAGGACAATTATGTGGAACCCGCAGACGACCCCGCTGCTG ATTTTTATGAAGTTCCAGACCAAGAG GATAATATGGTGGGCTATGTTTCAGCAAACAG AGTCGAAATGAGGAGATTCCCTTGTGCG GCGCAGCAGGCCGACGGTGACTCGTCCTATGAATTGTGGGATCACGAATACA ATCAATCTGCAGAGACACCCAGAGCTTTCCTAAGAGG GTCACCAAACTCTCCCTTAAGGCTG GCACAAGATGGAAAGCAAAGAGACTTTGAGC AGCGAACACTACCGACGGGTCACCGTGGTCGTAAAGCGCAGCTTCCAAAATCCCTTACACTGGACACCAAACGACCCAA GACACCTCTTCCAAACCTGACTTTCCTCA AAGCGACTGACAACGATTCACTTGACCAAGACAAG GATGCCGAGGTCAAGGGGAAGCCCTGGTTTGATGGAGACTGTGACCGCAAGACGGCAGAAAAGCTGTTGTTTCGTGCAAACCAA GACGGGGCCTTCATGGTGAGGAAAAGTTCCAGACAGGACGCCAACCAGCCCTACACATTGGTGGTGTATTATAAAGGCAGAGTGTACAACATCCCCATCCGCTTCACACACACAAGGCAGCAATACGCCCTGGGGACGGAGAAGCAAGGAGAAGAG TATTTCCGCAGCGTCTCTCACATCATCGAGAACCACCAGAAGATCCCGCTGGTGTTGATAGACAGCAAGAGCAACAGCAAGGATACGGCCAAGCTGCGTTTCCCTGTGACACAAGCAAGCACACGTGGCCATCAGTGGCCTGCTTCCCTTGTCTGTAATGCGCACGAAATGAAACGAGCAGACTCGGAGGACTTTCCACGTGTTTATTGA
- the blnk gene encoding B-cell linker protein isoform X1: protein MEQYARLCCKCQQTENKWTETHVELLSFELSKKPSWSKLRLVARLHSFHDSYRKMNMSDGIKSKSSLLQQPRTKISQEGSSTNNLDRQHKMVPAHAPADITKRRLQKIAQDIQKNDACYLNKFRRLKNKAVPEVPVRDYVDENIVGPEDLSGSEYDNTMYDDLQEPDTNYEPPPSQKVFTRTSSSSFLQEDYLNSCHNRPKLEGKKAFKQGKGSQQAMQMDDNDEDYISPDGSDEEDNYVEPADDPAADFYEVPDQEDNMVGYVSANRVEMRRFPCAAQQADGDSSYELWDHEYNQSAETPRAFLRGSPNSPLRLAQDGKQRDFEQRTLPTGHRGRKAQLPKSLTLDTKRPKTPLPNLTFLKATDNDSLDQDKDAEVKGKPWFDGDCDRKTAEKLLFRANQDGAFMVRKSSRQDANQPYTLVVYYKGRVYNIPIRFTHTRQQYALGTEKQGEEYFRSVSHIIENHQKIPLVLIDSKSNSKDTAKLRFPVTQASTRGHQWPASLVCNAHEMKRADSEDFPRVY, encoded by the exons ATGG AACAATATGCAAGACTGTGCTGCAAGTGTCAACAAACTGAGAATAAGTGGACAGAGACTCATG TCGAGCTTCTGTCTTTTGAGTTGTCCAAGAAACCAAGCTGGTCCAAGCTGCGTTTGGTCGCCCGGCTCCATTCCTTCCATGACAGCTATAGAAAAATG AACATGTCAGATGGCATCAAGAGCAAGTCCAGCTTGCTCCAGCAACC TCGGACAAAAATAAGCCAAGAAGGAAGTAGCACTAACAACCTAGACCGCCAACACAAGATGGTCCCAGCGCATGCACCTGCTGATATCACCAAGAG GCGGCTTCAAAAGATTGCTCAGGACATCCAGAAGAATGATGCTTGCTACCTGAATAAATTTAGAAG ATTGAAAAACAAAGCGGTTCCAGAGGTACCTGTGAGAGACTACGTAG ATGAAAACATAGTGGGTCCAGAAGACCTTTCTGGATCAGAATAT GATAATACCATGTATGACGATCTACAAGAACCCGATACCAACTATGAGCCGCCTCCCAGCCAAAAAGTCTTTACCAGAACATCTTCTTCATCCTTCCTACAAGAGGACTATCTTA ACAGCTGCCATAATAGGCCAAAGTTGGAAGGCAAAAAGGCCTTCAAACAGGGCAAAGGATCCCAACAAGCCATGCAGATGGACGATAATGAT GAAGACTACATCAGTCCAGATGGCAGTGACGAGGAGGACAATTATGTGGAACCCGCAGACGACCCCGCTGCTG ATTTTTATGAAGTTCCAGACCAAGAG GATAATATGGTGGGCTATGTTTCAGCAAACAG AGTCGAAATGAGGAGATTCCCTTGTGCG GCGCAGCAGGCCGACGGTGACTCGTCCTATGAATTGTGGGATCACGAATACA ATCAATCTGCAGAGACACCCAGAGCTTTCCTAAGAGG GTCACCAAACTCTCCCTTAAGGCTG GCACAAGATGGAAAGCAAAGAGACTTTGAGC AGCGAACACTACCGACGGGTCACCGTGGTCGTAAAGCGCAGCTTCCAAAATCCCTTACACTGGACACCAAACGACCCAA GACACCTCTTCCAAACCTGACTTTCCTCA AAGCGACTGACAACGATTCACTTGACCAAGACAAG GATGCCGAGGTCAAGGGGAAGCCCTGGTTTGATGGAGACTGTGACCGCAAGACGGCAGAAAAGCTGTTGTTTCGTGCAAACCAA GACGGGGCCTTCATGGTGAGGAAAAGTTCCAGACAGGACGCCAACCAGCCCTACACATTGGTGGTGTATTATAAAGGCAGAGTGTACAACATCCCCATCCGCTTCACACACACAAGGCAGCAATACGCCCTGGGGACGGAGAAGCAAGGAGAAGAG TATTTCCGCAGCGTCTCTCACATCATCGAGAACCACCAGAAGATCCCGCTGGTGTTGATAGACAGCAAGAGCAACAGCAAGGATACGGCCAAGCTGCGTTTCCCTGTGACACAAGCAAGCACACGTGGCCATCAGTGGCCTGCTTCCCTTGTCTGTAATGCGCACGAAATGAAACGAGCAGACTCGGAGGACTTTCCACGTGTTTATTGA
- the blnk gene encoding B-cell linker protein isoform X2 has translation MEQYARLCCKCQQTENKWTETHVELLSFELSKKPSWSKLRLVARLHSFHDSYRKMNMSDGIKSKSSLLQQPRTKISQEGSSTNNLDRQHKMVPAHAPADITKRRLQKIAQDIQKNDACYLNKFRRLKNKAVPEVPVRDYVDENIVGPEDLSGSEYDNTMYDDLQEPDTNYEPPPSQKVFTRTSSSSFLQEDYLNSCHNRPKLEGKKAFKQGKGSQQAMQMDDNDEDYISPDGSDEEDNYVEPADDPAADFYEVPDQEDNMVGYVSANRVEMRRFPCAAQQADGDSSYELWDHEYKTPRAFLRGSPNSPLRLAQDGKQRDFEQRTLPTGHRGRKAQLPKSLTLDTKRPKTPLPNLTFLKATDNDSLDQDKDAEVKGKPWFDGDCDRKTAEKLLFRANQDGAFMVRKSSRQDANQPYTLVVYYKGRVYNIPIRFTHTRQQYALGTEKQGEEYFRSVSHIIENHQKIPLVLIDSKSNSKDTAKLRFPVTQASTRGHQWPASLVCNAHEMKRADSEDFPRVY, from the exons ATGG AACAATATGCAAGACTGTGCTGCAAGTGTCAACAAACTGAGAATAAGTGGACAGAGACTCATG TCGAGCTTCTGTCTTTTGAGTTGTCCAAGAAACCAAGCTGGTCCAAGCTGCGTTTGGTCGCCCGGCTCCATTCCTTCCATGACAGCTATAGAAAAATG AACATGTCAGATGGCATCAAGAGCAAGTCCAGCTTGCTCCAGCAACC TCGGACAAAAATAAGCCAAGAAGGAAGTAGCACTAACAACCTAGACCGCCAACACAAGATGGTCCCAGCGCATGCACCTGCTGATATCACCAAGAG GCGGCTTCAAAAGATTGCTCAGGACATCCAGAAGAATGATGCTTGCTACCTGAATAAATTTAGAAG ATTGAAAAACAAAGCGGTTCCAGAGGTACCTGTGAGAGACTACGTAG ATGAAAACATAGTGGGTCCAGAAGACCTTTCTGGATCAGAATAT GATAATACCATGTATGACGATCTACAAGAACCCGATACCAACTATGAGCCGCCTCCCAGCCAAAAAGTCTTTACCAGAACATCTTCTTCATCCTTCCTACAAGAGGACTATCTTA ACAGCTGCCATAATAGGCCAAAGTTGGAAGGCAAAAAGGCCTTCAAACAGGGCAAAGGATCCCAACAAGCCATGCAGATGGACGATAATGAT GAAGACTACATCAGTCCAGATGGCAGTGACGAGGAGGACAATTATGTGGAACCCGCAGACGACCCCGCTGCTG ATTTTTATGAAGTTCCAGACCAAGAG GATAATATGGTGGGCTATGTTTCAGCAAACAG AGTCGAAATGAGGAGATTCCCTTGTGCG GCGCAGCAGGCCGACGGTGACTCGTCCTATGAATTGTGGGATCACGAATACA AGACACCCAGAGCTTTCCTAAGAGG GTCACCAAACTCTCCCTTAAGGCTG GCACAAGATGGAAAGCAAAGAGACTTTGAGC AGCGAACACTACCGACGGGTCACCGTGGTCGTAAAGCGCAGCTTCCAAAATCCCTTACACTGGACACCAAACGACCCAA GACACCTCTTCCAAACCTGACTTTCCTCA AAGCGACTGACAACGATTCACTTGACCAAGACAAG GATGCCGAGGTCAAGGGGAAGCCCTGGTTTGATGGAGACTGTGACCGCAAGACGGCAGAAAAGCTGTTGTTTCGTGCAAACCAA GACGGGGCCTTCATGGTGAGGAAAAGTTCCAGACAGGACGCCAACCAGCCCTACACATTGGTGGTGTATTATAAAGGCAGAGTGTACAACATCCCCATCCGCTTCACACACACAAGGCAGCAATACGCCCTGGGGACGGAGAAGCAAGGAGAAGAG TATTTCCGCAGCGTCTCTCACATCATCGAGAACCACCAGAAGATCCCGCTGGTGTTGATAGACAGCAAGAGCAACAGCAAGGATACGGCCAAGCTGCGTTTCCCTGTGACACAAGCAAGCACACGTGGCCATCAGTGGCCTGCTTCCCTTGTCTGTAATGCGCACGAAATGAAACGAGCAGACTCGGAGGACTTTCCACGTGTTTATTGA